The region GGCCCCTGATTTCCAGTTGATTCTTTGGGACTGTGGGGTTTTTATGAGGCAGACCTGTTACAGACGAATCTgttcaatgaaagaaaaaataagaattttttaataaacagaCCTGAATTCATCATACAAGCAGAccatatatcatatatttaacATGCTGCAAACAAAATAGCAAATGACATTGATTAAGAATGAGGcaaatcttaaattaaataaaaggaataccatcttgaaacttttttttctgtggcatGGAGACATATAATATGGAACTGAACAATTACCAAATTCATTTACATGATAGTActcaaattaactttaaaaacagCTTGTAATGAAGAAGCGTTATACCGTGGTATATTACCATATAAGTTACATCATACTGTAATACCATGATACTTTGAAATATACAATTgtgctaaatgattaaaatattaatgttggtATTAACATGGTGCCCCAATTAAAATCAAAGAATAACATGGTGTTACAGTGGTATATGGAAAAACGAAGTACTACCATGCcagtttttaagaaataaaaaatattaacacaaaatACTGAACTCCCCAACTAGACAGTATGGCTCTTTATGCTGTCTAGGAAGGCAGTTTTCAATTTGAGACAGTCGCTTTCTTGGGCACTAAACCGTTACAAATAAAGGAAAATCAGTGTATTAACAAAACCCGTTTACATTGACAACTAACCGAAACACACATAGACTGGACTCGGTAAACAAGTAAACACAgcagaaaaacaataaatctgtgagagagagaaaaaaaaaatcacctcgAGTGATTAAGTTTTCCGAGAGTCACCAGACTGAAGTTAACTAGACTATCGGCGCACATCTCGTATCTTTCTCGTCTTTATTACTGAAGCACACAGGCGCTGGTCCGGTTCAAACTCAACTAACGTTACAACTGAAAGTTTGGCACAACAAGCCGGCTCAACCGATCCCGGGTCATGTTGTTAGCGgctcaaacaaaataataaagttcAACTGAGTCTCAGAAAAGATATTTTATTTGCTcgcataaattaaaatagaaataaaaactttACCTTGTTGAAAACGAGAGCTCCAGTGAGCCGCCGGAGTGAAGCGACTCTTGTGAGGGGAGTCTGGTGAAGTTACTGTCTCCAGATCACTGAGGTGTGGTTGAAGTTTTCCCATTAATATGAGGAAACACTTCAATCCAGAGAGCAGCAGCGCCACCAATGGGCTGCAGATTCCGACAATATATTTGATGTACTTATAATAAAATGTCTCTCTTTTAAGCTATAGTTTTGTTGAGTATCTGATGACAATAGAGAGGTTTAGGCAAATTAATTaccttcaacttttttttttttttcatttaaatcatcCTCTTTGGGATAAAATAGCTGAGATTTCTCCGTTTACTAGTGCTCAAGATTTAAAAGCAAACGAGTGTGCTCTTTTGCTCTAAATCGTGTATTAAACAACGTATGaacatcatatatcatatatcatatcatgtcATATACAGATCAGTGACAGTCACATCTTTTTGCCATTATAGTGTTTGTACTGATGAAAAACAAtagcataaaatgtattttaaatatgttatttatatgtatttattaaaatatattttaaagctgCTTTTCCCCCaagattatacattttacaatgtaaaaaaacaaaaacaatagtagcagtagtagtaataataataataatagtgcacACCGATAATCTTGAACTTTGGGAAACTTTAAAATCTCAGCAGTCCTAtcctaaataaaataacaagTCGGAGGAAATGTATTTCCATAAACCTATTCGTTTTCAAAAGCAGAGAAGTGATGAGCTGGCGCCAGTgtttcccaaacctgtcctgcaGGACCACCTGCCCTGCATCTTTTGTCTGTCTTATCTAACACATCTGATTTCACTCATCAGCTcgttagtagagactgcaagaacTAAACTGGGTGTGTCTgattagggagacatacaaaatgtgcagggggTCCTGCAGGACAGGTTTTGGAAACACTAGCCAATACATCTTTCGTCTGGTGTCAGGATCTCGTCATATACTGGATATGCAGTAGGGGGCGCTACAAACATCTCAACTTTTAAATACTACCAAAGAAGAACCAATCAAATATTTCTACATCCGGCACCGTTCGTGCGCCATCTTTGACGACAAATAGCCCATCaatgttattttgttttcaaaaagtATCGAAAAGTATGATAGAACACCAAATCGCATAAAATAACTGAAGCATACGACTGTTTTTTTTAACGGGATCCAGCGTGTTATAATACAGTAAAAGTCTTCGGGAAACATTTTTGGCGAGGTGAGCAGCAGAAGTTTTGCTTTATTCTGTTTACTAGCAACTGACTGCAGGAGTTTGATGTACTGTTATAAAAAGagatttaattacatattttatatggtATTGGCGATATGGTAGCTGTAGACGATTACATGACAATACGAGGACTTGTTTTAAGACTTAAGCGCAACTTGCTAAAACTTGTTGTATTTATAAATGCGCACTTTTAGTCATGTtctctaacgttactcgtcttaTTATTAGCCTGCTCATAAAAATAGTTAgaaaaaatactgtatgtattacGAAAATGTCGTTAACATAACCAATAAGGTTACGATATTAATTATGTTTCTTATTATATAGAAATCAACCCTTTTTTAAAAACGTAACACTATCTAATTGACAGTAAACCTGACTAAAAGTTTGTGAAAATGTCCGTCCAGCCACACAGTAATATTGTCAACAAAAGGACGGAACCGACTTCCCCCGGAACTTGCTTTATCATACAACGATGACTATTTCCCCTTCTGTCATTGATGATGAATTGTGTCGAAGATTAATGTACACATCCGTTTCCTGGCACTTAATAACACTTGATCCTTATGGAATAAAGTCTTAAGACTAATATAACCACATGGCCACCACactatacattttgtatatatggAAACCATCTTTTGGGCATTTTCTTTGAAAACGTGCACCTGGTTAAACACCTTATGATTGTAAACATGGTTGTCACGAAATAAAGCAATATTTCACTATCAACTATATTCTGATGCTTTAGACCTTATTTGTGTGATTAGATGTCGCTTGTGGATTTGGGAAAGCGCTTGTTGGAGGCAGCACGCAAAGGACAGGATGATGAAGTGAGGTCACTTATGGCCAATGGAGCTCCTTTTACTACAGACTGGGTGAGTTGTATTTGCTGCTCAATGCTTCTATCATCAGCAGTTCATAATCTGCAGTTTACTATAACATGAGGATGGTAATCTGTTTTAGCTGGGAACCTCACCACTTCATTTAGCTGCACAATATGGGCACTACTCCACCGCTGAAGTGCTTCTCCGTGCTGGAGTGAGTAGAGATGCCCGCACTAAAGTGGATCGAACCCCCCTCCACATGGCTGCGGCAGAGGGCCACTCAAGCATTGTTGAGTTGTTGGTCAAGGTAATAACCGATGAAAGCACAACAGCATTAGTTTAGTTTTTTGACATTTGGACTTTTTAGTTTAGATATCTGTTATATCTGGGACAGAGTGGAGCAGACATCAATGCCAAAGACATGCTGAAAATGACCGCCCTGCACTGGGCTACGGAACATGGGCACAGAGGAGTCGTGGAGCTTTTGATCAAAAACAGCGCTGATACTCACGCCCTCAGCAAGTTTGACAAGACGCCTTTTAACATTGCGGTGGACCGAGGAAACACTGAGTTGATGCTGTTGTTACAGgtaaaaattaaatcacattttaatgatgtgttggTTATCAGATGTCAAAACATAATGTAAATTCACCGttgtgtatttaaaaacatttacaggcAATATCAAGGCTGCAGTCTCATAACTTGATGGTTGGTTTGTTATTCTAGGAGGGAATGCAGAACCAAGTGAACATGAATCCAGAGAGGACTATCCTAAGCAGCACGTCTCCCTCCACCGCCAGCCCTCAGTtcatcatctcctcctctggagtggTCAATCTCTCTGATATTGTTCTCACTAATGCTAAGGCTAACACAGGTATGAGtttcattacattttgtttttccatGCTTGTTAGTAATGAGTTTTAGataacttgaataaaaaaaaatgtccctaTGATAATGGCTCTGTCAAACTGTTTTCTCCACCTGCCCTGTCAAAAATCCTTTAGATCATAATTTATTGCTTATTTAATTTGTTGCCTTAATGCAAGGAGTTTTTTTCCATTTACAGTACACTATCCATTCAGAAGACTGGGTTCAGTAAGAATTTTTAAAGGAATTATAAATTTTTCACAAGGACACTTTACattgattataactgacaatttataatgttacagttttttttttactttctattcagtAAGCAATCCTTAAGTatcacactttacacaaaaattttaagcagcacaactgttttcaacactgattataataacagatatttcttgagaacAATAAATAGCATATTAGAACATTTTCTAAAAGATTATGACACAGAAGACTAAAAGACTCAAAGAAAATAATTGTTGAAAATGTAGCTTTTCCAATCATAGGAATTAacttttaaacatacaaaaatattggaaaaataaaaataaaaataaataaataaataataaaaaaagagagagagaaactggcaTTTTATTTACTCACTAAAGACAATTTTTCTTGCATTTTGTGCTTGATGAATGTTTAATTTGACATTGACATTTTGCAGCAGTATTTAATTAAccagttttattttatgtaatgttttatttgaactgAATGCACATAGAAAATGTGGATCATATATAATATCAGTGTAATTCTGACTGCTGCTATATCCCAGCAGGAGCTGCAGAGAGTGTGATTGCTGCTGATTCGGTAGATTCTGCCATCCAGCATCTTGTAGGGGAAGATGGCCAGAGAGTCATCACCATAGTAACCGACCAACAGGGAAACCTTCAGACTGGCAATGTGGGACAGAAATTCTTTGTCACAATGCAGGGGCAACAAAGTGAGTAGAATGCTAGTTTATAGTTTATAGACTTTGATGCACTATTTCTATTCTAACATGTCTGTATATATTTAGTGGTTGCAGTGCCAGCTGGTCAGATTTCAGAAGAAATCATAACGGAAGACACAAAACCAGTTCCAACACGGAAACGGAAATTTGAATTAACCGTCAACCACACAGATGTCAAACACAAGGTCTGACGAGCAGAGGTTCCCATTTAATTCTTACTTTTTGGAATGCAAAATCAATTTGAAAGTAAACTGTTTGGGGTTTTCTATAGGAGCCCGATGAGAAGAACAGTCGGGAACTACTGGAGCAGCAACTTAAGGAAGCAAACAGAAAAGCCCAGGAGTACAGACAGCAGTTACTACGAAAGGAAGAGGAAGCTGAGCAGTACAGGCTTAAACTAGAGGCCATTGCAAATGGGCAGACCAATGGAACCAGCACAGAGCCCCAAGAGGAAGTGGTGCtccaggaagaggaggaggaggtagTTGGCGAAGAGGAAGTTGTCATGTTGCCAGAAGGGGCCATCATCATTAAAGAGGAGCCCCTTGACTCAATGACAGGAGAAACCGTAACATTAGTAGAAGCCGCCTCTGAGGGCACGCCGTAGCAATGAACCCAAAGACTCAAACACTCAGGAATGACATACTCTGTGTGCCTGGAGTGtgacattgtatttatttattgtaaatcataACCTTTTGttgttatcctttttttttttttttttactaatagcATTCATTTTCTGTACAAACCTCTTCAAAGATGTAGCATGAGTTATATTTAGGTGGCCACAACGATGCTGAGCTGATCAGTTTTACAGAATTGGAAGACCAGGCGTGTCTTTTTAACATACAGCAGTGCAAGTTATGAAAGATTTAGTGACAATGCTTTTCAATCAAGTCCCATTATGCACCTAGAAAGCATACTATACAGTTAGTATGCACCATTGTGTACTTAAAGGAACATTCTGGGGTCAATATACATCATTTTGAcgtatttttttaatgtgcaagTTGCGGTTATAGTAACGCACTTTCGATAAAACATAATATGGGACAGTGTTCTGGTGAAGCTGAAATTTTTGTTAAATCACCTGAAGATGCAAAATTAGCCTTTTTAAAAGATTCCCAGGGTCAGTGAACCATGAAAATATTGTGCAAAAATTTCTGGGTTTACTAGCTGAATGTTTCTTGCCTGGTTCAATGTTGTGCGGTATTGTTAGCAcgatttttgtttctttaaaaaaagaaaaagcaaggtCGTCAAAATTGCAATCGCAAATGCTGTCAATAGAGCTTAACTTGAGCTTAGGACATTCCTAAAATAGTGACATCAAATTTAGAATAAAGTTTAACAGTATATCATATAAAGAACAATACTAGACATTATCTAGCTTTGTTTAACATTGACCTGCTCCTGCAGTGTGAGGCATGTCTTACTGATGCGATCAGCATCTGATGGTGTGATAATCAATCAGTAGCTATATATTTACTTAGTAAACAGACTCTTTCATGTATCATATTACTTTTAGCTGTTTATAAAGATAATTTACTCCATTCAGAGTAGAAGAATGAGCAatggtttcacttttttttttatcttgcatcTTTTCTTTTGTTCTATTAGACACTAAATCACGATTTGCATTGCAATGTTTTGTGCTCTAAAAAGTATGCAACATGTCTTTGCTTGCATTTCATGGTCTGGTCCATGAGCCTGTTTTGACTTTCCCTGTAAAATTTACCAGCTGTTTTGTTATATAGATGTTAACCACTTTTACAGTCAGTTATCTttgcatagaaaaaaaatgttttgcattatctATGACATGTTTTCCGGGTACACAGCTGATCATTAACATTCCATGAACTGAATTTCAAGGGCTTGCATTAccatttctgtgcaaaacatatttgaaaatgtacagttttCTTCCATCTAAACCCATGAATATTAAGATTTTTGGAGGACAGCATGCTATTTATTTAATGGGTGATTCATGTGCTCAAGACAATGTTTTCCCTCGCTTTTTATGTATTTAGAATTTATGTTAAGCTGTCATCAGCAGTGCTTTATAGGTAAAAACATTGATGAACTGTTGAAATTAGTTTTAGGTCTAAATCAAGTTATGTTACACTTTTGTGGTAAAGTTTAACAGGCAGAATAACTTGTATTTCAGTGTTTTGAAAGGAAATGCTTAGAATTCTAACTAAAAGCAGACCCAAGGACAAAATGCATAACAAAGATCAACAGTTTGTCCctgatttttttcatttgtatatattttttacatgtatattttgtAACGAAACACTATCTGCTCCTGTTTTAGTGCACTTGCAGCGTTTTTGTCTCtggtcaaaataaatatttttaaggttTGGAATATCTACCAGtttttaaaggttaaataaaaatgtctctaCCAAAACGCGTTTTCGGAAAGATTGTACTTATGCGGTTTCCGTACCCTCGTTGACTAGCATAACAGGCAAACTTGAAATACttcttcatatttatttgtagatatttaaaagaaaattttgtTATTTCAGACCGTACGGGTacgttattaattttattttttaaatattttcttcgtATTTTCGATACTTTTAATACTTAACGCTAATATTAATTTAGCATGCTAACATCGGTAACTTACATATAACAGGAACCTATGCACCTCAAATGCTTTGCTTTAATTTACAATCGTGTTTTTTCAACAGCATTAGAAGGTCTGGAGAAATAGAGACGAGACATTTCCTGCATAACTGTAAAGTTCATCTCTATCTCACAAACATGTTTCCAGAATTGAACAGTATTCTCAATTCCACTCCGGACAGTTTCAAATCGGTAATTTACATCCCTTTACAAGCTTGATGTAACTTCCTAGATGTCAGAGTCTGACCGATGTTTTCTGTACTTGTAGAGTGACTTTATCCTAGCGTCAGACAGACGAGCTGATGCATCATTCCTTATTCATCACTATCTGTCTTTCTATTTACGTGGTAAGCGACTTACTgtttgtatgtacatatatatatatatagagagagagagagatagtatgtgtgtgtgtgtgtgtgtatatatatatatatatatatatatatatatatatatatatatatatatatatatatatatacatatacttatatTTCCAGCTGGCTGTAAGGTGTGTTTTCTGGGTCTTGTGCAGTCCTTCAGTCACTACAGTGCTGTTGGTCAGAGGCTGGTAAGTTTACATCAACTTGATCTAtttagactgtttttttttcattagacaTTTTGTTGATGACATTTATATTTCTTGATTGTAATCTTTTTGCCCAGGGAGTGAGTCTGGCACAGGCAAGAGAGAAGGGTCAGCTCGTGTTTCTTGAAGGACTGAAGGATTCTTTTGGAGTTTTATTACAGGACACCAGTCAGCAGGAGACACAACCTTTGAGTTTTCTCAGGCACGTTTAGTATGTTATAAAATCTAGTTTAAATACCTCTACCCCTCATCTCTATTCCTCCTCCTTATAATGTTATGACGGATAAATgaatgtttgttttgtctttctaGATCCCCAGGTGCTGGACTGGAAGGTCTGTTCAGATTCGTGGAGCGTTCTGTGCGTCAGAGTGGAGATGGTGATGCTGGTGAATCATGGGGTCCTCCAGTGTTACTCATAGATGATCTCAGTGTGCTCCTGAGTTTAGGTGTTAGTGTTGGAGCAATACTAGACTTTACCCTCTACTGCCAAGCCACCGTGTGCTCCGAGTTACAGGTGAGTCAGTGTCTGAAATAATGCCAGATGCAGTTGGTTTCACATTGTATTATGATATATTAACTATAAATGTCTTGATATCCAGGGAAATATGGTAATTCTGGTGAGATGTGAGGAGGAGGAtgcagatgatgatgaagaagggTCAAACCTGCTTCAGAGGGGACTAGTTCATCAGTGTAACTTGGCTTTACATATAGAGGGGTTACCCACGGGCTACTGCAGGGACATACATGGACAGGTGCGATTTCATGTTAAATTTTATGCTTACTCTAATAATAAATAGCTCTGAAGTAAGCTgatattttgggattttttagATGGAGGTTTGGTGGAGACCGAGAGGAGAGACCATCTACAATCAACGaaaaatatttcactttaaagTCCACGATAAAGGAGCATCGTTTTTTGCTCGAGGGACTTCTAGTGCTGTTCTCTAAGTTTTCAAACGAATAAATACGTTTTCACATTGAATCTCTTACTGAACTAATGtcattatttagtttgttttatattgtcTTTATGTCATTGTTTAAAGAAACCTAAAAAACAAATAAGAGCTCAAGGAAAATCCATTCTTAGGTTgggaatatttgaaaataatatttgatttcaATAAATACAAGTTCACCATACATTTAAAGAAGTTTTTATTCTTCTCCTTGAAGAATAGAGACCATGAGAATCTGAATTCTTAAAGGTACATTATGAGATTCTCTGTAGACTAATCAGTTCTTTATTTGTAAATAACCTTgaaatatatacagaatatatttgtagattgtaaaagtaaaatattgtaaaaaatttgtaaaattatgtaaagTTGTCGCAGTGGGCGCTgtggtgcttttttattttttacagtattgtgATTAAAACATTTCCGTTGTGTGATTCATTATGATTCATTTCGCAAGTCGGTTCCTTTGAACAGTTCGGTTCCTGGCTCATTACAAATCGGACATGTTCTATGGTTCACTGGTTTACTCTGCACGgattcgtgaacgagtcatttagatgtttttttttttattcaaccactTTATATATCAGTCGGTTCAACTCATTCCTCGAAAAGATTCGACTCAAAAGCGATTCATTCATGAATCGGACGTCGCTAGAATAAGGTCAGCCCACCAAATCGTCTCTCGAGTCGGGTTGTGTTTCCTGCAGTAACGTTAAGGAAAAAGCAAACTCAACACGCTGTCAATTGGacaattgtttttattacttattattttaatctgttttagGAGTGACCGCGGAAATTAATTAAGATTAACTTGgaatttgcatgtgtgtgtatgtgcaaagCGGTTGTTAGAACAATGTAAACAAGCCTGGACTGGACTGAGCTTGATAATAGGCTACTGCACCCATCAACCTCCTCACGAACATCTAGGTTTTATTAGACCTGTCACATCTCATCATGggcagtttatatctctcaagAGGTCGGTGTATTCTCCGGCAGGTGTTCTTTGGCCTACCCAGCATGCTGCAGCGGCATTACAGCCTCGATGTGTCAGCGCAGCTCCTGCGGACTCGAGCCTTCATAGAAGGGCGCTGGGTCTCCGCTGCATCCACGTTCCCCGTGTTAGATCCAGCCACGGGAGAAGAGATCGCGAAGGTGTCAGACTGCGGTACAAAGGAGGCTCAAGACGCTGTCAATGCTGCATACAAAGCGTTTCACCTGTGGAAGAATCACACAGCCAAGGTGAGATGAGGGGAATGTTTTTCATGTGCATGACTACATTAGATCGAAATTATTAACTGGTATGTACTAAGCATATTTACAATATCATATATTTACTAACAATTTTTAAAACGTTCTGGGGTGGTAGTTACACCTGATATCAGATGGTACGCAATGGTGCTGTGATGTTTAAATCAGGGTATTTTCATGTTACCCAAAGGTACTTGACCAAAATCTTAGTATTAACTTGCCGATCCCTTTCCTTCCTGAAAATAAACACAATTCTGTATGTTTTGTAATGTGTCCATTTACATAGCGCTGTGTGTTACATTGTGAACATTgtgattattttcatgacaattaaacatCTTTCCCCTCATAATTATCATTAATGTAATGTGACAAAATAACAATTGGAACGaatgacaattttaattaaatagtaaGTATTAAGTTAAatgacaatatttatttaaatgatgaaGTGTTTATTCATCATGTTCAGAAGTTCTGATATACAAATTGATTTCTTTGCAAAAATGGTTTGAtctgaataatatttttatttagcaaggatgcactagataaaagcatttttgtcatttttgatttAGGTCACAAAGAATGACcattttaaacaaatactgttcttttgatctttgtattcatcgaagaatcctgaaataattgtcaaggtttccacaaaaatattcagggGTACAACTGTTTATGAAATTGcaattatatgtaattatttaaatgaataaaagtattttatcatTATATTCAGAATATCTGATATATATTAATCTATGCTCTTTTGCAGGAAAGAAGCATTTTATTACGAAAATGGTTTGACCTGATCAATCAGCACAAGGAAGATCTTGCCAAGTTGATCACAGCAGAGTGTGTAGGTATTCTGACCCATTACATCCAGGATACAACATCTAATGATTCTGTTTACAAGGATTGAGCTATTAGTATTGGTTAGAGCTCAAATGTGTGTACAGGGGAAGCCTATGAAGGAGTCTATCGGTGAGATGACATACTCTGCCTCCTTCCTGGAGTGGTTTTCTGAAGAGGCCAGACGTGTGTATGGAGATATTATCGCACCTCCAGCCAAGGACCGCAAAATCCTCTTACTCAAGCAGCCGGTGGGAGTGGCTTCCATCATTACACCTGTGAGACTTCCTGCTTCTTTCTGATAACATAACACCATCAGGCTGTAGGGTCAATGAGCTTAAGTAAAACGGTCAGCTCACagttatgatttaaaatgttcccTCTTCACAGTGGAATTTCCCCAGTGCCATGATCACCAGGAAGGTGGGCGCAGCACTGGCGGTGGGCTGCACTGTGGTGGTGAAGCCAGCCGAGGATACACCTCTCTCTGCTCTGGCCCTGGCTGAGGTCTGTCTGTTTCCATGCAAGACTGCTTAACTTGACATTAACCAGTCTGCAAGACCAGGCAAACTTTGTAGAtgaactaccattcaaaagtttatggtCGGaacgatttttattttttaaagtaataattaatcagggatgcgtcaaatgtaaaaaaatttaatctaaacATTGATccttttaagaaatgtttcttgagcaccaaatcagcatattagaagaatgttttctgaaggatcatgtcacactaaagaggaaaattcagctttactatcacaggaataaattacatttatgtttaaaatctAAAACTGCTATTAAAAATTGTTATAGTATTTCATAGAattactgtttttagtgtatttttaaacAGAGAAATTAAGTTTAAGGATAAGagaattatttcaaaaacaattaaaaaaatcttacatgcTGTATGTATATGACAGAATGAATAATCCATTGTATTTCTTATCTAGCTGTCGGTTCAGGCTGGTATTCCTCCTGGGGTGTTTAATGTAGTGCCCTGCTCGAGAGCAAAGACCCCTGCTGTGGGGGAGCTGCTCTGCACAGACCCTCTCGTTGCCAAAATCTCATTTACTGGCTCCACGGCCACTGGCAAGGTAAAGATCTCATTTCTGTGTGCAGTCCATGTTCACCATAATTTAGTAATCGCTTAAGTAAATGCTTTTGCAGATACTACTAAGACATGCTGCAGGAACAGTCAAAAGGGTCTCCATGGAGTTGGGAGGACATGCCCCGTTTATTGTATTTGACAGTGCTGATGTAGATAAAGCTGTTGCAGGAGCGATGGTCTCCAAATTCAGGAACTCAGGCCAGGTGAGTGTGTTTCAGtcttaaattaaattgattttatttaatgcaaaattttcctgtttatttttgGGATAATTTTGACCCTTACATTGACCCTTAACACACTTTTAAAGgagtcatgaactgccttttttaaaTTTTGAACTGTTCTCTgaagtccacttataatgttatcaagattatTACATCAAAAAGCATAATTTAGAAGTGATAGGctgttttctgtcctgtttttgacCCCTCTTATCAGAACGCTCTATTTGAATAGGCATGATGGGTTGTAGACTTGGAAGTTAACTGTTTTCATACATGGATGCTCCTGTGATTTagtttaaaaatgtgtaaatactCAGTAT is a window of Carassius auratus strain Wakin chromosome 16, ASM336829v1, whole genome shotgun sequence DNA encoding:
- the LOC113115981 gene encoding GA-binding protein subunit beta-2-like isoform X2, with the protein product MSLVDLGKRLLEAARKGQDDEVRSLMANGAPFTTDWLGTSPLHLAAQYGHYSTAEVLLRAGVSRDARTKVDRTPLHMAAAEGHSSIVELLVKSGADINAKDMLKMTALHWATEHGHRGVVELLIKNSADTHALSKFDKTPFNIAVDRGNTELMLLLQEGMQNQVNMNPERTILSSTSPSTASPQFIISSSGVVNLSDIVLTNAKANTGAAESVIAADSVDSAIQHLVGEDGQRVITIVTDQQGNLQTGNVGQKFFVTMQGQQMVAVPAGQISEEIITEDTKPVPTRKRKFELTVNHTDVKHKEPDEKNSRELLEQQLKEANRKAQEYRQQLLRKEEEAEQYRLKLEAIANGQTNGTSTEPQEEVVLQEEEEEVVGEEEVVMLPEGAIIIKEEPLDSMTGETVTLVEAASEGTP
- the LOC113115981 gene encoding GA-binding protein subunit beta-2-like isoform X1, with amino-acid sequence MSLVDLGKRLLEAARKGQDDEVRSLMANGAPFTTDWLGTSPLHLAAQYGHYSTAEVLLRAGVSRDARTKVDRTPLHMAAAEGHSSIVELLVKSGADINAKDMLKMTALHWATEHGHRGVVELLIKNSADTHALSKFDKTPFNIAVDRGNTELMLLLQEGMQNQVNMNPERTILSSTSPSTASPQFIISSSGVVNLSDIVLTNAKANTAGAAESVIAADSVDSAIQHLVGEDGQRVITIVTDQQGNLQTGNVGQKFFVTMQGQQMVAVPAGQISEEIITEDTKPVPTRKRKFELTVNHTDVKHKEPDEKNSRELLEQQLKEANRKAQEYRQQLLRKEEEAEQYRLKLEAIANGQTNGTSTEPQEEVVLQEEEEEVVGEEEVVMLPEGAIIIKEEPLDSMTGETVTLVEAASEGTP
- the elp6 gene encoding elongator complex protein 6, which produces MFPELNSILNSTPDSFKSSDFILASDRRADASFLIHHYLSFYLRAGCKVCFLGLVQSFSHYSAVGQRLGVSLAQAREKGQLVFLEGLKDSFGVLLQDTSQQETQPLSFLRSPGAGLEGLFRFVERSVRQSGDGDAGESWGPPVLLIDDLSVLLSLGVSVGAILDFTLYCQATVCSELQGNMVILVRCEEEDADDDEEGSNLLQRGLVHQCNLALHIEGLPTGYCRDIHGQMEVWWRPRGETIYNQRKIFHFKVHDKGASFFARGTSSAVL
- the LOC113115980 gene encoding succinate-semialdehyde dehydrogenase, mitochondrial-like; protein product: MGSLYLSRGRCILRQVFFGLPSMLQRHYSLDVSAQLLRTRAFIEGRWVSAASTFPVLDPATGEEIAKVSDCGTKEAQDAVNAAYKAFHLWKNHTAKERSILLRKWFDLINQHKEDLAKLITAECGKPMKESIGEMTYSASFLEWFSEEARRVYGDIIAPPAKDRKILLLKQPVGVASIITPWNFPSAMITRKVGAALAVGCTVVVKPAEDTPLSALALAELSVQAGIPPGVFNVVPCSRAKTPAVGELLCTDPLVAKISFTGSTATGKILLRHAAGTVKRVSMELGGHAPFIVFDSADVDKAVAGAMVSKFRNSGQTCVCSNRFLVQSGIHDAFIQKLAKAMDDELKLGHGSEPTTTQGPLINTRAAEKVENQIADAVAQGAVIVRGGKRLEGSFMQPTLLSSVNTDMLCMREETFGPLIPVVKFNTEEEALAIANASPVGLAGYFYSRDISQIWRVAEQMEVGMVGVNEGLISATEGSFGGIKQSGMGREGSKYGIDEYLEIKYMCLGGLSL